The Gammaproteobacteria bacterium genome contains the following window.
TGAAGCCGGGGGTCAGTTAATGACGACCACCGATGTCGACAACTGGCCCGGCGATGTCGAAGGCCTGACCGGTCCGGTGTTGATGCAGCGCATGCAGCAACACGCCGAGCGTTTCGATACCGAAATTATTTTCGATCACGTCAACGAGGTGTTTCTGCAGGAAACGCCCAAGCGGCTGGTTGGTGACAGCGGCACCTACACTTGCGATGCATTAATCATCGCCACCGGTGCAAGCGCGATGTACCTGGGCGTACCTTCCGAGGAGAAATTTCTCGGCAAGGGTGTCTCGGCCTGTGCTACCTGTGACGGGTTCTTTTTCCGGGGCCAGAAAGTTGCAGTGATCGGTGGCGGCAACACCGCCGTCGAAGAGGCGCTTTATTTGTCAAACATCGCGTCCGAGGTCACGCTGGTTCACCGGCGAGATGCTCTGCGTGCAGAAAAGATTCTGCAGGATCAACTATTCGAAAAGGCGAAGAATGGCAACGTCAATATAGAATGGTTCAACGTATTCGATGAAGCATTGGGTGATGATTCCGGCATTACCGGATTGCGAATCCGTAATGTAAAGGACGATAGCACGCGCGAACTCGAATTGTCGGGCATCTTTATCGCCATTGGTCACAGGCCCAATACCGATATTTTTACCGATCAGCTCGACATGAAAGGTGGCTATATCACGGTCCACGGTGGCGCCGACGGCAATGCCACCGCGACCAGCATCGAGGGTGTTTTTGCGGCGGGTGACGTCATGGATCATGTTTATCGCCAGGCGGTTACCTCGGCAGGTAGTGGCTGCATGGCAGCACTCGATGCTGAAAAGTATCTCGATGCCAAGGAACTCGAATAATGCCGAGCTGCGCGTCAGCGTCACTCACACCCTGGGTGAAGTAAGCGCAAGCGACTGGGACGCGCTGGGCGACAGCAGTTATCCCTTCACGCGACACTGTTTTCTCAACGGGCTGGAACTGCATGACTGCCTGGAGCCGTTCGGCTGGCATCCGGTTTATTTCCTGGTGCACCGTGAACAGCAGCTGGTTGCCGCGATCCCATGTTACATCAAGACCAATTCCTACGGTGAACTGGTGTTCGACCACGCCTGGGTCAATGCCTACCAGCGCAGCGGGCTCGATTATTATCCGAAACTGGTCTCTGCTATCCCCTATACGCCGGCGACGGGCGAACGCTTCCTGATCAATCGCGAGCAGGTCACCGAGACAGATGCACAACAGCTGTTACGTGGACTCTTGTGCCAGGCCATTCAGGGATTTTGTGAAGACCAGAAACTGAGCTCCTGGCATATCCTGTTTGCCGAAAAGGAAATTCTGGATTCCCTTGCAGAGCGCGCGATCATGCAGCGCAGCGACATTCAGTTTCACTGGCAAAACAGTGACTACCGCGACTTCGACGATTTTCTATCCAGTTTGAACTCACGCAAGCGCAAGAATATCAGGAAAGAACGCAGTAGCGTGGCTGCGCAGAATCTCGACATCACGATGCAGCCAGGCGGCAGCATCGACGCACGCGAGTGGCAACAGATCCATAACCTGTACGCCGGCATATACCAGCGTAAATACGGTACTGCCACATTAACTGCGGATTTCTTTCAGCACCTGGGACAGCAGATGCCCGAACAGGTACTCGCATGCATTACCCGTGACCAGGGGAAGATCGTCGCCACTTCACTGTTTTTCCGCAGCGACACGCATCTTTACGGACGCGTCTGGGGCTGTGATCAATACTTTCGCCACCTGCATTTCGAATGCTGTTATTACCAGGGTATCGACTACTGTATTGCCGAAAAGCTGCAGTGCTTCGATCCGGGTGCGCAGGGCGAGCACAAGCTGGCCCGGGGTTTCCTGCCAACCACGACCTGGTCCGGTCACTGGATCGCACATCCACAGTTTCGCGAGGCGATCGAACAGTTTTTACACCAGGAGCGGCGCTACATCGACAGCTACCGCAAGGACTTACTGGAGCACTCTCCTTTCAAATCGACCGCCTAGTTATATTTCACTTTAAATATATTATAT
Protein-coding sequences here:
- the trxB gene encoding thioredoxin-disulfide reductase — its product is MSDPIHRRVIILGSGPAGYTAALYAARANLNPTVITGLEAGGQLMTTTDVDNWPGDVEGLTGPVLMQRMQQHAERFDTEIIFDHVNEVFLQETPKRLVGDSGTYTCDALIIATGASAMYLGVPSEEKFLGKGVSACATCDGFFFRGQKVAVIGGGNTAVEEALYLSNIASEVTLVHRRDALRAEKILQDQLFEKAKNGNVNIEWFNVFDEALGDDSGITGLRIRNVKDDSTRELELSGIFIAIGHRPNTDIFTDQLDMKGGYITVHGGADGNATATSIEGVFAAGDVMDHVYRQAVTSAGSGCMAALDAEKYLDAKELE
- a CDS encoding GNAT family N-acetyltransferase, with protein sequence MLKSISMPRNSNNAELRVSVTHTLGEVSASDWDALGDSSYPFTRHCFLNGLELHDCLEPFGWHPVYFLVHREQQLVAAIPCYIKTNSYGELVFDHAWVNAYQRSGLDYYPKLVSAIPYTPATGERFLINREQVTETDAQQLLRGLLCQAIQGFCEDQKLSSWHILFAEKEILDSLAERAIMQRSDIQFHWQNSDYRDFDDFLSSLNSRKRKNIRKERSSVAAQNLDITMQPGGSIDAREWQQIHNLYAGIYQRKYGTATLTADFFQHLGQQMPEQVLACITRDQGKIVATSLFFRSDTHLYGRVWGCDQYFRHLHFECCYYQGIDYCIAEKLQCFDPGAQGEHKLARGFLPTTTWSGHWIAHPQFREAIEQFLHQERRYIDSYRKDLLEHSPFKSTA